GAAGGAAAAAGATCAATCTCGCCCGTAGATCAAAGTATTACATGAAGAAGCTGCTACCCGATAAGAGTGGTATACGTATCGATTGCACATTTGCATAGGGATTGAAGGTTTTTCATCTGTCTGTGTACTAGCTCTGCAACAGGTTCATATTTATTTAGTGGAGTGGATAATCCTTACATTTAATACAGTCCAGTGGTATAGTGGCGGTCTCTCACACAGAAGTGTTGGCTCAATTCTCACTATCCAATTTCTCCTTTCCCTTCGATGACCCCAATGTTCATTCTGCAACTGTGGCGCGACAGAATGATTGGAAGTGAGATGGAGAATCAACCAATTGTTCCTGACAACTGAAGTCAATTATATAGGCGGAAGATTGATTTTTGCTGCTATTTTCTTTGCGGGGAAGTGTGGTGGATTTGGGAGTGGGCATGGAAGAGATATGTATGCTACATAACCTAAGTTAATTGATCTCAATTTACGGACGGTCATTGTTTTCTTTTCTGATGTTTGATGACTGGCTTCTCCCACACCAAATGCGTAGAGTCTAATAGTGTTTTGGATCTTAATTAAAGCTTTAAATTTTGGCTCCTATTTGATTCCGCCAAATAATTAGCAAGCTAGAGAGCTTTCATTCTTTCTTCAGGCACTTACCCTTTCCCCTGGCTTTTCCGCTAACTTTCAATGGTTCGATTATATAAGACTAGTTCTATATATGACATCGTTACTTCTGGAGGACAGATAATTTCTTGATCTCCTCACCAGATCACTAGCTTATCGTCACTCAAGCACCGAGTATTTTAATTTTCTTTGATCTTTGTCACTCAAGCACTCGTGTTTTTATTCTCTTGTGATAAGCCTATTTTATTCGACGAGAATATTACCACTTCGGGTAGAATGAAATTTACGTTCAAACGAGGACAATTAAAACTAGATTAGATTCCAAAATATCTCTTTCGTGACTAGTACACCAGAAAGGTGTGGTTTCCCCGTACTCGAAAAAGCTTGAAGAAATTCAACCCGGCGTATTTGGTTATTGCTTAGACTATGGGAGAAAAAACCTCCTATTGCCACATCCAGTAATCTTCCCCTACTCAGGGAAAGTTACTTCTCTTAACTGCATCATACACTTTGTTTCTACTTGGACATACCACTGCATACGCTAATTTCTTTTGGGgaacaaaagaagaaaataacAATGCTCAAGTCTTTTGACACCACAATGTCCTACTGACCTCCAATAACCACTACAAAGTAGGATCGGGTATAGCGCCCCGAAATTGCTTCATAAAGGTTTTAAGACGTTCCATGTACTTGTGGATTTTTCATATGTCTGATTTATTAAATCCTTCAAGGAAATCCACTGAACTTTAGGAAAGGTAAAGAGGAAGAAAAAACAAAGAATGCAAGGCATTGCGGCAGATCATCCACAAGCACCTCAAGCACTTGAATTGCAGTAGAAAATAAATTATTCTGCTGTCTTGGGAGGTCCCTTCCACTTGAAATTGTCCGCATACGACTTGATCTGCAAAAACAGAGGCAGTTTATTAAGAAAGTTAAATATGGGTAGCCAGAACAGAATTGGAAGAGAGAACAATTAACTAAAGGCCCGTGTTAGGTTCTTGTTAAGGTGTGTTAAATGAATATACGCTATCCTTTGAGCCAGTCAATcattaataaaataaaagagacTTTAAAGTGCTTGCAATTTAAACATTTTATTCAATTCCTTTGGGACAGCATTACATCAAACTAGAAAGTTCATTGCCTTTGCATATCAGCATATATGAGAGAACTTGAGAATTATATGTGACGAGAAGGTCCTTTTTAGAAAATCAAAAAGCATTCTAGACTTTTAAACCAGCAAAGGTGCCCCCAAAACAATCATAAGGTGATTGTATCCCTCATAGATACCTTATGAGAAAAAAGAATTTTCACAATCCCGTGCAGAAATAAACCAGCCTAGATTTCTAAATCAGAGTTGTTGTTTAGGCTAACCTTTAACACTGGTGTGTGGCGCTTCTTTACCTGcagataaaaaagaaaaaggaccACCGCATAAGCAACTTGTTGAAACCAAACACAAAAAGTTGTTCTGTTTATTTCTCAAGATAAACCAAAACTGTTTGGACTAAAGCTTGATGCTAATAGCTGATGCAATGCTCTGTGATAAAGCTAAAGGAAACTGCAAAATCTTGAATTTACATCTGGGTTTTTAGTTCTCTTGCTTGTGATATGAAACTTTAGTTGTTGCTATCTGTTAGAATTTAGAAACTCAAATCTTCCCAAACATGGAGTATTGAAAGACCTTGTTTATGATCGGGCAAGAGGGAAGGGGGCAATCTCTACTCAGCCCTCATCCTAGGACCATGGTTCTAGTAGGTTTCTTCTGTTAATTCCAGAATACTTGTGAGAGGATGGAACTAACAGAGGTCATTAAGCTACCGAAAAACGCAATAGAAATGTAAGGAAGTCTATGCTGTACCCTATATTCCCAGCCATGCTTTTCAGCAAATGCTTTTGCAGCTTCTTCACTCTCAAAAGTAAGCGCTGAATCACCAACATTGGCATATGGATCCCCTGTGGATGTCCACCCCATCAATGGATTCTCCCATCTACATATATAGAAGAAAGAAACATTCTTATCACCCTTCTACTTCAAACTGGGCCATATAAGCTATGCAGAAGAGCAGAAGCTAGATGTAAAACTCGAAGCAGGTGACCAGAGCAACACCCTCATACTTTAATTGGAGGGAAGAGCATGGAAGAATTTGCCTTTAAAAGTATACTATTTTATTCCAATATAGTATGATAGACGATTCAACTAGCAATGTTTACTCCGATTCTCAAGTAAAATGCATACTACATCTGAACTGATAAAGAGGCCACAAAGTAGATTAACAGTTCATAATAACTAATAATAGGAAATAACATTTATCCCACAACCAGTTGCTTCCAGAGATACTGAGACATTTCAACATACTCATATTCAATTCAAAACAGCCTCAAGATCAAAATTTGGATTTCTTAGGTATAAAACAGGAAAAATAAAGAAATTAGTATTAACATAGAATTGTAGTGCAACTAGCAGAATAAATCAAGACAGCATATATAAATGATTATGAAGATGATAGGAATCTGAATGGCAGAATCCTATAAACAGGTAAAAGGAAATGAATTTCGAACTTAGTAAATGAAAAATCAGATGCACCAACATTGTATTAAGTGAAAAATCAAAAGGAAGACAATAAAGTCCACATCTGTAAAACTATATGAACCACTAAAGGAAAATAAAACCACAAACTTTTTAACCTTCACGACGAAGCATTGTAATCAATACCGAATTACCTGTTGTGGTCCAAACTTCATAGTTAACCTTCTATTTTGCGAATAGACACCCAGGCATAATGAAAATTATAGACTGTATCAATCAAAGTTTTCGTTCAGGATCATCTGTTTCTTCTTATTTTTACTTAGGGACGGAGGAAGAAGGTAGATGAGTTTGTATATTGTAATTACTGTACAAAGTCCTGCTGAATTTTGTGCTGGCTAAAAATGATATTGGTGAACCTTGCCAACTTCTTAATACTGAAAAGAAAAGGAAGCTAAACAGAAACATACTTCTGGGTTGACATGAAATTGATCTTCCATTTTCCAACTTTTCCAGACCCCTGTTGAC
Above is a genomic segment from Lycium barbarum isolate Lr01 chromosome 12, ASM1917538v2, whole genome shotgun sequence containing:
- the LOC132623925 gene encoding NADH dehydrogenase [ubiquinone] iron-sulfur protein 4, mitochondrial; the encoded protein is MASSLRTAGWRCSVTPIWLRQFASEALVEIKAGEIGMVSGIPDEHLRRRVVIFSPARTASQQGSGKVGKWKINFMSTQKWENPLMGWTSTGDPYANVGDSALTFESEEAAKAFAEKHGWEYRVKKRHTPVLKIKSYADNFKWKGPPKTAE